The following proteins come from a genomic window of Citrobacter europaeus:
- the chaB gene encoding putative cation transport regulator ChaB: MPYKSKSDLPDSVQHVLPAHAQDIYKEAFNSAWEQYKDKSDRRDDATREETAHKVAWAAVKNDYQKGDDDKWHKKT; this comes from the coding sequence ATGCCGTATAAATCTAAAAGCGATCTGCCTGACAGCGTGCAGCATGTTCTGCCAGCCCATGCTCAGGACATCTACAAAGAAGCTTTCAACAGCGCCTGGGAACAGTATAAAGATAAATCTGACCGTCGTGATGATGCCACCCGCGAAGAGACGGCGCACAAGGTGGCGTGGGCCGCGGTCAAAAATGATTATCAAAAAGGTGATGATGATAAATGGCATAAAAAGACGTAA
- a CDS encoding gamma-glutamylcyclotransferase: MLTRDFLLNADCKTAFGAIEESLLWSAEQRAASLAATLACRPDDGPVWIFGYGSLMWNPALEFEESCTGTLVGWHRAFCLRLTAGRGTACQPGRMLALKEGGRTTGVAYRLPEASLEQELSLLWKREMITGCYLPTWCQLALDDGRTVNALVFIMDPRHPLFESDTRAQVIAPLIAAASGPLGTNAQYLFSLEQELVKLGMQDDCLNDLVITVKRLLGENLPEGVMRPGFA, translated from the coding sequence GTGTTAACGCGTGATTTTTTATTGAATGCCGACTGTAAGACGGCATTTGGTGCTATTGAAGAATCACTACTCTGGTCAGCGGAACAACGTGCAGCCTCACTGGCCGCCACGCTCGCTTGCCGACCAGATGATGGACCGGTGTGGATCTTTGGTTATGGATCGTTGATGTGGAACCCGGCCTTAGAGTTTGAAGAGTCTTGTACCGGGACGTTAGTCGGCTGGCACCGTGCTTTCTGTCTGCGCCTGACGGCGGGACGAGGAACGGCGTGTCAGCCAGGACGCATGCTGGCCCTGAAAGAAGGGGGACGCACCACCGGTGTGGCCTACCGCTTGCCGGAGGCATCCCTGGAACAAGAGCTTTCGCTGCTGTGGAAGCGAGAAATGATCACCGGCTGTTATCTGCCGACCTGGTGTCAGTTGGCGCTGGATGATGGCAGGACGGTGAACGCGCTGGTCTTTATTATGGATCCGCGTCACCCGCTGTTTGAGTCAGACACGCGAGCGCAGGTGATCGCGCCGCTGATTGCCGCCGCCAGTGGACCTTTAGGCACTAACGCCCAGTATCTGTTCTCGCTGGAACAAGAGCTGGTTAAGTTAGGGATGCAGGATGATTGTCTTAACGATTTGGTGATCACGGTCAAACGATTGTTGGGAGAGAACCTGCCAGAAGGCGTTATGCGACCAGGGTTCGCCTGA
- a CDS encoding DUF1883 domain-containing protein: MALVKASLKLFGGDTVVVRCSERCHIHLMSEKNHVKDTQSDILSVQDRDNAWLTVPYTGIWNVLIDSHSQSLEHSISYIAA; the protein is encoded by the coding sequence ATGGCATTAGTGAAGGCGAGTTTAAAGTTATTTGGTGGCGATACGGTGGTGGTGCGCTGTTCTGAGCGCTGTCATATCCATCTGATGAGCGAGAAAAATCACGTCAAAGACACGCAGTCCGATATTTTAAGCGTGCAGGATCGTGATAACGCATGGTTGACCGTGCCCTATACCGGCATCTGGAATGTGCTGATCGACAGCCACAGCCAGTCGCTCGAGCATTCGATAAGTTATATTGCAGCCTAA
- a CDS encoding DsrE/DsrF/TusD sulfur relay family protein, which translates to MQKIVIVANGAAYGSESLFNSLRLAIALREQESDLDLRLFLMSDAVTAGLRGQKPAEGYNIQQMLEILTAQNVPVKLCKTCTDGRGITELPLIDGVAVGTLVELAQWTLAADKVLTF; encoded by the coding sequence ATGCAAAAGATAGTGATCGTCGCGAACGGTGCGGCCTATGGAAGTGAATCCTTATTTAACAGCCTGCGACTGGCTATCGCCCTGCGCGAACAAGAATCGGATCTCGACCTGCGCCTGTTTTTAATGTCGGACGCGGTAACCGCGGGATTACGAGGACAGAAACCAGCGGAAGGATACAATATTCAGCAAATGCTGGAGATTCTGACGGCGCAAAATGTGCCGGTAAAACTGTGCAAAACCTGCACCGATGGCCGAGGCATAACGGAGCTGCCGTTAATCGACGGAGTCGCCGTCGGTACGCTGGTAGAACTGGCTCAATGGACGTTGGCTGCAGATAAAGTGCTAACCTTCTGA
- a CDS encoding nitrate- and nitrite sensing domain-containing protein, translating to MMTNAQNSGATQWFRHARQLENTQLRQLAQSGKLVIRISHLVHMLQCERGASNIWLCSQGTLYDREVRASRALVDEECRQLHILFQHIMPVVGSALCHRIAGTVWCLDQLTTLRESVSGQIVDAQQAMEQYSRMLRHLLGIVPQLNDSIDYPHVAGGLVALYSFMQGKELVGQERALGAIGFTQGEFNPPMRQELVDRIDGQQPCFDTFISLASPVLVQHFRQQCEASGEIEQLRRQACTRQPQLDNGESALRWFTLQTQRLEQLRHLEEMLITEWLNAVAGRLAEETYALPLDNWLDDRAEEPLSLRRDKQLLWVVRQQARQLEQMSAQLASLQDALEERKVIDKAKSILMNHQQVSEEQAWQLLRKMAMDKNQRMVDIARALLTVKSLMQG from the coding sequence ATGATGACAAATGCACAAAATTCCGGCGCGACGCAATGGTTTCGCCATGCCCGCCAGCTTGAGAACACCCAGCTTCGCCAACTGGCGCAGTCCGGTAAGCTGGTGATACGCATCAGCCATCTGGTGCATATGCTACAGTGCGAACGCGGTGCATCCAATATCTGGTTGTGTTCTCAAGGTACGCTTTATGATCGGGAGGTCCGTGCCAGTCGGGCGCTGGTGGATGAGGAGTGTCGGCAACTGCATATCCTTTTCCAGCACATTATGCCGGTGGTGGGCAGTGCGTTGTGTCACCGCATTGCTGGCACCGTCTGGTGTCTCGATCAGCTAACGACGCTGCGTGAGTCTGTCAGCGGACAGATTGTCGATGCGCAGCAGGCGATGGAGCAATATAGCCGGATGTTACGCCATCTGCTGGGTATTGTACCGCAGCTTAACGACAGCATCGATTATCCCCATGTCGCAGGTGGACTGGTGGCGCTGTACAGTTTTATGCAGGGTAAAGAACTGGTGGGGCAAGAGCGGGCATTAGGGGCCATTGGCTTTACCCAGGGCGAGTTTAATCCTCCGATGCGCCAGGAGCTGGTGGACAGAATCGACGGGCAGCAGCCGTGCTTTGATACCTTTATTTCCCTGGCTTCACCTGTGCTGGTGCAGCATTTTCGCCAGCAATGCGAGGCATCGGGCGAGATCGAACAACTGCGACGCCAGGCCTGTACGAGACAACCCCAACTCGATAACGGCGAAAGTGCGCTACGCTGGTTCACGCTGCAAACGCAGCGCCTTGAACAATTACGCCATCTCGAAGAGATGCTGATTACCGAATGGCTGAACGCCGTGGCGGGTCGGCTGGCGGAAGAAACTTACGCGTTGCCGCTCGACAACTGGCTTGATGACCGTGCTGAGGAACCCCTCTCGCTACGCCGGGATAAACAATTATTGTGGGTTGTTCGCCAGCAGGCCCGCCAGCTGGAACAAATGAGCGCCCAACTGGCCTCATTGCAGGATGCCTTAGAGGAGCGCAAGGTGATTGATAAAGCAAAAAGCATCCTGATGAATCATCAGCAGGTCAGCGAAGAACAGGCGTGGCAGCTATTGCGAAAAATGGCGATGGATAAGAACCAACGGATGGTGGATATCGCCCGGGCACTGCTTACCGTCAAATCCCTGATGCAGGGATAG
- a CDS encoding ABC transporter substrate-binding protein, with product MGDRAVSLTRRRFLQASAVMGASSLIPGLMSSVWAAGSDAPEITTVRVGFIPLTDCAPLVIAALKGFDNKYGITLVPTKEASWAAVRDKLVSGELDAAHVLYGLLYGLELGIASKAQPMANLMTLNQNGQAITLSATLLEQGITDASALKKLIVSQAPGTYTFAHTFPTGTHAMWLYYWLASADINPFTDVRTVVVPPPQMVMNMRIGNMSGFCVGEPWNARAINDRIGFTAATSQEIWPDHPEKVLGTRREWVEKYPHTARALVSALLEASRWIDASDANKRETAQILARRAWLNTKESYLTGRMLGEYVNGAGRRWQDPHAIRFFCDGEVSFPWHSDGMWFLTQFRRWGLLKQQPDYAAIAARINRTDIWRDAAAAVGGITPPAQLLRTSTLMDGSVWDGRNPEAYANSFTLHRTGA from the coding sequence ATGGGTGACAGAGCAGTTTCGTTAACGCGGCGGCGGTTTTTGCAGGCAAGTGCCGTGATGGGGGCCAGTTCCCTGATTCCAGGACTGATGTCCTCGGTCTGGGCGGCAGGCTCTGATGCGCCGGAGATCACTACCGTTCGGGTCGGTTTTATTCCGCTAACCGACTGCGCGCCGCTGGTTATCGCCGCGTTGAAAGGTTTTGATAATAAATACGGCATTACGCTGGTGCCGACCAAAGAGGCAAGCTGGGCCGCAGTGCGTGACAAACTGGTCTCTGGAGAGCTGGATGCTGCGCATGTTCTGTACGGCCTGTTGTATGGACTGGAACTGGGGATTGCCAGTAAAGCGCAGCCAATGGCCAATCTGATGACGCTCAATCAGAACGGGCAGGCGATCACGCTCTCCGCAACGCTGCTGGAGCAGGGGATTACCGATGCGTCTGCGCTGAAGAAACTGATCGTCTCGCAGGCGCCTGGAACCTATACCTTCGCGCATACCTTTCCCACCGGCACACATGCCATGTGGCTCTATTACTGGCTGGCCAGCGCTGACATCAATCCTTTCACCGATGTTCGCACCGTCGTGGTACCGCCTCCGCAAATGGTGATGAACATGCGCATTGGCAATATGAGCGGATTCTGCGTCGGCGAGCCGTGGAATGCGCGGGCGATCAACGACCGCATCGGTTTTACCGCGGCGACGTCTCAGGAAATCTGGCCCGACCATCCGGAAAAAGTACTCGGTACGCGCCGGGAGTGGGTAGAAAAATATCCACATACTGCCCGGGCGCTGGTTAGCGCGCTGCTTGAAGCGTCGCGCTGGATAGATGCCAGTGACGCCAACAAACGCGAAACAGCACAAATTCTGGCGCGCCGGGCCTGGCTCAATACCAAAGAAAGCTATCTGACGGGAAGAATGCTGGGTGAGTACGTCAACGGGGCAGGTCGTCGCTGGCAGGATCCGCATGCCATACGCTTTTTTTGCGACGGCGAGGTGAGTTTTCCATGGCATTCAGATGGCATGTGGTTTCTGACCCAGTTCCGCCGTTGGGGATTGTTAAAGCAACAACCGGATTATGCAGCCATTGCCGCGCGCATCAACCGGACCGATATCTGGCGCGATGCGGCAGCTGCGGTTGGTGGGATAACACCGCCTGCGCAACTGTTACGTACCAGTACGCTGATGGACGGTTCCGTATGGGATGGCCGCAATCCAGAAGCCTATGCCAACAGTTTTACCCTCCACCGTACAGGAGCCTGA
- the ntrB gene encoding nitrate ABC transporter permease, with product MKQNTQLKSPEPAVGEVITLSTMKVRKRKMPWSLWLNAWLRRAIPALLGIALLVVCWQLAAINSKGFPTPLSTLDSALTLFADPFYNGGPNDMGIGWNVLASLQRVAVGFGLAALVGIPLGFLIGRYTFFSHMFSPLIALLRPVSPLAWLPIGLLLFQKAEPASSWTIFICSIWPMVINTAEGVRRIPDDYLNVARVLQLSEWTVMRRILFPAVLPAILTGIRLSIGIAWLVIVAAEMLTGGLGIGFWIWNEWNNLNVENILIAIVIIGVVGLLLEQGLMLVARRFSWQEK from the coding sequence ATGAAACAAAATACGCAGCTTAAATCCCCTGAACCGGCAGTTGGTGAAGTCATAACGCTATCAACGATGAAGGTCAGAAAGCGCAAAATGCCGTGGTCGTTATGGTTAAACGCATGGCTCAGGCGAGCCATACCCGCTCTGCTGGGGATTGCCTTGCTGGTGGTGTGTTGGCAACTGGCCGCTATCAACAGCAAAGGATTTCCTACGCCGCTGAGCACTCTGGATTCAGCCCTGACGCTGTTTGCCGATCCGTTCTATAACGGCGGGCCGAATGATATGGGGATCGGCTGGAACGTGCTGGCGTCGTTGCAACGGGTTGCTGTCGGTTTCGGATTAGCGGCGCTGGTGGGGATCCCGCTGGGATTTCTGATTGGGCGTTATACCTTCTTCTCGCACATGTTTTCGCCGCTGATTGCGCTGTTGCGCCCGGTCAGCCCGCTGGCCTGGCTGCCGATTGGACTGCTGTTGTTTCAAAAAGCGGAACCCGCATCGAGCTGGACCATCTTTATCTGTTCTATATGGCCGATGGTGATCAACACCGCCGAAGGGGTGCGGAGAATTCCTGACGATTATCTCAACGTTGCTCGCGTACTGCAGCTCTCAGAGTGGACGGTGATGCGACGGATACTTTTCCCCGCCGTGCTGCCGGCGATCCTCACTGGCATACGCCTGTCTATCGGCATCGCCTGGTTGGTGATTGTGGCAGCCGAAATGCTCACCGGCGGGTTGGGGATTGGTTTTTGGATCTGGAATGAGTGGAACAACCTTAACGTCGAAAACATTCTCATCGCTATCGTCATCATCGGCGTTGTAGGCCTGCTGCTTGAGCAGGGGCTAATGCTGGTGGCACGTCGGTTTAGCTGGCAGGAAAAATAA